A single Musa acuminata AAA Group cultivar baxijiao chromosome BXJ2-1, Cavendish_Baxijiao_AAA, whole genome shotgun sequence DNA region contains:
- the LOC135598169 gene encoding probable WRKY transcription factor 67: protein MENSLIIDSVIQEMEHAFDLTKKLQSLIELGSCSDRLKELVRVLKDDLQQIVRSRKKDVKPQKKRMASLDVPIRVDRRSLSVRREITATPFDHDHQWRKYGEKKITGCIFSRSYYRCTYSEDQGCTAKMQVQRQTPSLFLVTHAGRHRCKTSSSRTDDDDTVKPSASHITVEPFLLRFDSGDHYKMEENKSYVRKDMVQTSSGKLESADPTFHESMESSSAIGGIDSLSSVALDMDFSVFDFDDKEY, encoded by the exons ATGGAAAATTCGCTCATCATCGACTCGGTGATCCAAGAGATGGAGCACGCGTTCGATCTCACTAAAAAGCTTCAGTCCCTCATCGAGCTTGGCAGCTGCAGTGATAGGCTGAAAGAACTCGTGAGGGTCCTCAAGGATGATCTACAGCAGATAGTGAGGTCTCGGAAGAAGGATGTCAAACCACAGAAGAAACGCATGGCTTCGCTTGATGTCCCGATCCGAGTCGATCGAAGAAGCCT CTCTGTTCGAAGAGAAATCACAGCAACACCTTTTGATCATGATCACCAGTGGAGAAAGTACGGGGAAAAGAAGATCACTGGCTGCATCTTTAGCAG GAGCTACTACAGGTGCACTTACAGCGAGGATCAAGGATGCACAGCGAAAATGCAAGTGCAACGACAGACCCCATCGTTGTTTCTCGTCACTCACGCAGGACGACACAGGTGCAAAACTTCCTCCTCGAGAACTGATGACGATGACACAGTCAAGCCTTCGGCTTCTCATATCACAGTCGAGCCATTCCTGCTGCGTTTTGATTCAGGAGATCATTATAAGATGGAAGAGAATAAGAGTTATGTGAGGAAAGATATGGTTCAGACATCGTCGGGGAAGCTGGAATCAGCAGATCCCACATTCCATGAATCTATGGAGAGCTCCTCGGCGATCGGCGGCATCGATTCATTGAGCTCAGTTGCGTTGGACATGGATTTCTCAGTATTCGATTTTGATGACAAAGAGTACTAG
- the LOC135598170 gene encoding probable WRKY transcription factor 38: MYGEMLDLRCRQPLVELKRPEKKQLMENKIIDSVIQEMEQAFDRTAKLQSLVELVDCSDTEKESALVILEEILQSCSATRSMLNSGGAIAVPQRNSAAIEIASRDLAALHVPPRRDPRSYEREEITATPYNDGYQWRKYGEKNIKGCTFKRNYYRCTYSHDQRCNAKKLVQQQDSGAPSLFLVVYKGEHTCTPSWSSTAEDAQLMVQDFPTSAYGAVMQVQDCDEQRSAHGTAVTPPVEPCLLRFDSLDHSKRLPSHMNSMRRSVVEGTTMGISSSKVESEADSMEPPQPSLSDICGIYFDTVLDEVSSSCSVGLDMDFLDFRF; the protein is encoded by the exons ATGTATGGAGAGATGCTCGATCTGAGATGCAGGCAACCTTTGGTGGAGTTGAAGAGACCGGAGAAGAAACAGCTCATGGAGAATAAGATCATTGACTCTGTGATCCAAGAGATGGAACAAGCGTTCGATCGGACAGCCAAGCTTCAGTCCCTCGTCGAGCTCGTCGACTGCAGTGATACGGAGAAGGAGTCGGCCCTGGTCATCTTAGAGGAGATACTGCAGTCCTGCAGCGCTACCCGCTCCATGTTAAACTCCGGTGGGGCTATTGCGGTACCACAGAGAAACAGCGCGGCGATTGAGATTGCAAGTCGAGATCTGGCTGCGCTTCATGTTCCACCGCGAAGAGATCCGAGAAG CTACGAACGAGAAGAAATAACAGCTACACCTTATAATGATGGTTACCAATGGAGAAAATACGGGGAAAAGAATATAAAAGGCTGCACCTTCAAAAG GAACTACTACCGGTGCACCTACAGCCATGATCAAAGATGCAACGCAAAGAAGCTGGTGCAACAACAAGACTCTGGCGCCCCATCTTTGTTCCTTGTCGTCTACAAGGGAGAACACACATGCACACCATCGTGGTCTTCTACGGCTGAGGATGCTCAGCTTATGGTGCAGGACTTCCCAACATCAGCTTATGGTGCAGTCATGCAGGTGCAGGACTGCGATGAGCAGCGCTCTGCTCACGGTACAGCAGTAACTCCTCCGGTCGAGCCGTGTCTGCTTCGCTTTGATTCCTTGGATCACAGCAAGCGCCTCCCCTCGCACATGAATAGTATGAGAAGAAGCGTCGTCGAAGGAACCACTATGGGCATTTCATCGAGCAAGGTGGAGTCAGAGGCTGATTCCATGGAACCACCACAACCAAGCTTGTCAGATATTTGTGGCATCTACTTTGATACCGTTCTGGATGAAGTCTCCTCGTCATGCTCGGTGGGATTGGACATGGACTTCTTGGACTTTAGGTTCTGA